The following proteins are encoded in a genomic region of Primulina huaijiensis isolate GDHJ02 chromosome 3, ASM1229523v2, whole genome shotgun sequence:
- the LOC140972460 gene encoding uncharacterized protein, with translation MDLGFRVSIPSGDQMFTSQIVNKLELRLQKIAVQADLIVLPLPEFDIILDMDWLSLNGVVIDFRQRSAARHQQMPHIISCICARKLMKRGCQAFFASILSVSEPVSQRLEDVDVVRYFPSVFPDDVTGIPPDREVDFSIELMPVTVPISKAFYRLAPAEMKELKDQIHDLLDKGFICHSFSPWGAPVLFVKKKDGSMRLCIDYRELN, from the exons ATGGATTTGGGATTCAGAGTATCGATTCCGTCTGGAGATCAAATGTTTACCTCCCAGATAGTGAATAAATTGGAGCTTCGGTTACAGAAAATTGCGGTGCAAGCGGACCTGATTGTGCTACCACTACCGGAGTTCGACATTATACTCGACATGGACTGGCTTTCCTTGAATGGAGTTGTCATAGACTTCCGACAGAGATCA GCGGCCAGACACCAACAGATGCCGCACATCATTTCCTGtatatgtgcgaggaagctcatGAAAAGAGGCTGCCAGGCGTTTTTTGCCAGTATTCTATCAGTGTCAGAGCCAGTTAGTCAGAGGCTAGAGGACGTTGACGTAGTCAGATATTTCCCCAGTGTTTTCCCTGACGATGTTACAGGTATTCCACCGGACAGAGAGGTGGACTTCTCTATCGAGCTCATGCCAGTTACCGTGCCTATTTCAAAGGCATTCTATCGCCTAGCACCTGCAGAGATGAAAGAACTGAAAGATCAGATACATGACTTgctagataagggtttcatttGCCATAGCTTTTCTCCATGGGGTGCGCCGGTACTGTTTgtcaagaagaaggatggtagcatgcgactctgcattgattacagagagtTGAACTGA